GCTGCCAGCTCCCCGGGCTCATACTCACTAAACAATGTCGGCGAAGGCTGAGAGCAGGGGCTTGGACTTGTACTTGATGCCGTACTTGGCGCACAGGGATTGCACCAGGGGTGCCACTTTGTGGTAGTTGTGTCGGGGCATCGTGGGGAAAAGGCTTCAGGGACGGCAGGGTAGTTAGTGGCTTCtgctcctctgcccctcccccacccactgcTTCCCGGGTCTCCCTACTCACTGGTGCTCGATCTGGAAATTGAGGTGGCCGCTGAACCAGTCATTGAAGGCTGATTGGTGAACGTTACAGGTTGCCTgcagctggggggagggggggagtcGGGAGGGCAGGCTCCGTGTCAGAGTGCTCAGTCTTCCCTAGGGAGGCTGTCTGGAACGGTCCCCTATCCCTCTGGTCACCCCCTTCACTGGGAGAAACCTCCAGCTGACAAGGCAATGCTGTTTGAGGAGACTTTTTAGCCATTACTGTCCACCCTTTTCAGTAGCTGTGGCATGTCCAGGGCTTCCAAGAGACTGTCCCTTACCTGGGTGGAGACCCAGTCCACATTCCGGTCATGATCAATGTGCATGGGGATATGGTTCATCTGTGTCACCCACACAAACCAATTGCTCTCCAGGAACCTGTTGAATACAGCAGTCACAAACAGTACAAGCAGAGCACAGTGTTCTTACAGCCAGTAGCAACATCAGCCCGTGCATGACAATCCCCCAAACAACCCCTATTCCCAAGACCCCAGCACAGCCCCCAGCCCCATCCCCTGCACTTTCCCTGCCAACTGCTACATTCCACCAGACACTACCTGACAATGAAGAAAAGGCCCAGGAAGCCTTTCAGCCCCAGCAGGGGCATGTAAGTGAAGAAGACACGGGCATAGAAGCTGAGCATCCAGGCCAAGTCCTGCAGGGGAAACGGGCGTGGTACTGTCCCAGCAGCTGTGGCTCCTTTCCCTCCTCATCTCTATCTGCTGTAGTCACCACCTCCTCCTGGTGTGTGATCCGTGGCTTCTCTCAGAGGCCTGTCCTAACATCTAAATGCTGCCAGATGGATGTTTCAGGACCAAGGCGCTGTCTATGCCACTGCACTAACTGAAGCTCCAGGTccttttctgcagtgaaccaaaCCCCATTCTATCCCCACAACACTTGAGCCCTCTGCACCGTGTCCAGCATCCACGCTCATATCTTGGTTCCTACCTCATCTGCTCAGAGTCTGTCTTCCCCATATTCTATATCTGAGGCCAGCTGGAAAGGCAGACCCAGCCAGGTGTCCCCACTTTGGGGATTCCCAAAGCCTCTTCCGCCTGCGTATCTTCTCTCAGATCTATCACTTCCAGATTCATCCTACATTCTCTAAAAGCAGGGACCACCCCCCAGGACTCTCTCCCTTTGCTTTCCGCACAATTCCTGGAGTGCTGTGCAGCTTGGAACCTCAGAGGCTAGCCTCGTGAAGCATGCATGAGCCCAAGCCATTGAATCTCATCTAGAGATAAACATCTCCACCTGGTTCTACTCTGCTCTCAGTTGGGCTTAGAGACAGCCTCTGTGGCCCACAGAGCACCCCCTTCTTCAAGCAGAGTACTGGAGAACCTGGTCCCTGGGACTTGCAGGCCGGGGATACTCACCACCCATTTCTTCCGCTGAACAACAAAATAGAAGATATACCACTGGAAGTAGAGAGGCAACAAGGCTGGGGGTCCAACTGGGGAGGAAAATGAGACAGGGAGGTGTGAGCAAACTGGGGGTGACAGAGGATTGCTATGGTGAGATAAGCCCCCAACATAGAACTGTCTCTGGCCAGCCCTCCTTacttcctccctgctcctcaATCAACTGCAAGTCATGGGCACTGAGGGTGGGCAGGAACACAAGCCTGGAGAAGGCCAACTCTGCAAGAGGATGCCAGGGAGGCCAAGGACTGGGAGCAATATCCCTTCCTCGTGGGAGGACATGGGGAGCTTAAGCCTCAAGCATGGCATGTACTCTACGCCAGGCCTTTAAAAGGGCACACTGATACTCCCCACAGTGCCTGGACCGCAGCCCTGCTCTTGCAATCCTGTCACATTCCCGCTGCTCCACCAAGCAGGTCAAAGGGCAGGGGAAGAACTCTGCTGACCCCACACAGTCTGAGGCACACCTGATGCTACTCAGCCACGGCACGACAATCCCCATCCAGAGCTTCTTCATCTTGATAGGCCACAGATTCTACaattcttttcctccctcccttacacacacacacacacacacacacacacacacacatgatgcgTATGCGTGAGTGTGGGCCATGACACACAtggtgaggtcagaggacacacacatacTGGGGCAGAGGTGGTGACTGCATAaattggttctgtccttccactgtgAGTCCCAGGTATTAAGCTCAAGTCAGGCTTTTACCAGCGAAGCCATCTCATTGATCTTccatctttgtttttgagacagagcttctcacTAAATGTGGAACTATTCTGGCTGACCAATGAGCTTCAAGGATCCACCCGTCTCTGTGCCCCTCACACTCTTCCCATACCctgcgctgggattacaggcatgtgctaccacccctggatttttatgtgggttctagagatccaaattcaggtcctcgtTTGCACAGCAGGCCCCAgccctaaaataataataataataataataataataataataataataatttatgcaattattattattactattattattatggattttcaagacatggtctctctgtgtagccacagctgcagtagaccaggctggccttgaacacacagagatccacctgcctctgcctccctagtgctgcccagactaaaattatttttttatggaAGTCTTTACTCAACCCTTCGACCATGTCCAGCTTCCTCTAGAAGGGACAGTTGCCAATAAGCAGTTCAAACAAATTGCTTCaattcttcccctctcttcctttaaaaacttgaaatccatgctgggtgttggtggcgcatgcctttaaccccagcactcgggaggcagaggcagtcggatctctgtgagttcgaggctagcctggtctaccgagaaagttccaggacaggttccaaaacaatacagagaaaaaaacaaaacaaaaaccttgaaatCCATGCAGGTGTGGTGGCTTGTacctatatagcaagtttgaagccatctgagctacacaaaaccctctcaaacaaagccaaaacaaaacaaaacccataaaagtACCTCCTGGTTGGCAAAAGTTGAAGTCTTAAAGTAGTTTTAAACCCAATTTTGGGCATTATGCAgcaggcttttattttatttttttggtttttagagacagggtttctctgtggctttgcaggctgtcctggaactagctcttgtagaccaggctggactcgaactcacagagatccgcctgcctctgcctcccgagtgctgggattaaaggcatataccaccattgCCCTGCTGCAGCAGGCTTTTAAAGCAGGGAATATATAATCAAAGTATCTTCTGCTCAGTTGCAACATTTCTTCTCCAGTCCCATTGCTCGAGGCATCGTCCTAACTGACCCCACCTTTGTGTGACTAGGTTTAAGACAAGGCTTAAAACTAAACCAGGAGACCCCTGCTGACTACTCAGTTTCTTCCTGGAAGCTAGGGTGAGAATGGAGGACTGAGTTTGTCCTGTGGCACAAATGACTAACAACGTATTAACTTTCCTCAGTGGGAAAGGCCATGTTCTCTCAGGTGGATAGTGACAGCAGGCAGTATTTCTTCCTAGGCTCACCCTAGGGGACTCTGCTCCTCCCATGAGCCCCTATCCCTGTGGCTGGCACTCACTCAGGAAGAAGTACTTGTGCTGATGGTTGTATGGCATGtgcttcttcttttgtttcccaAGCTGTGAAGAAACAAGGGCAAGTCAGCAGCTGGACCAGATGTCCACACCTCCCCACGCCCCTCTGAGATGCCAGCTTTCCTTGCTCAGACACCAAGGCCTACTTCCAGAACCTTCAGCTAGCTGCTGCTATTGGAAGGCACTGGCAGGCCCAGAACCTGAAGCAAGTGGCCCTGGATGGTGACCTATGAATGTACCGTGACAAGGAACACACAGGAGGGCACAAAGTGTGGTCTACAGGACTCCTTATGGCTAATCTAAAGTCTCTGTCGCATGGTTTCCAGGTGTCCAGCCCCCTCCTGTTTCTGGTACTCTTTGTACCAGAGTCCTCAGAGTCTCTATGAGAAACTAGTTTTGTTCCTGTGTAGGTACTTGGGTCTTTCCATCACAATCTTTTGGActcttgtctttttaattttagtgtatgggtgttttgcctgcatgtatgtctgcaccacttgcatgcaatgcctttggaggccagaagagggcagaagaccatctagaactggagttaacaagTGGGTGAGCTCCCAAGTGGGtcttgggaatcaaacacaggtcctctggaagagcagcagtgctcttaaccactgagccatctcttgactTCAACCTGAACTTGATAAACAGTAGAAAAGTTACCAAGAACAATCTGGCAACCTGAAGGTTTTGTCAAAGCTTTGCTCCACtgggtggtttgtttttgtttttaaagccaaaCTACTGAACTGACTATCTGGGAGTCACCAGGCCACTCAATCATCCCAGGGCCCCTCACATGGGCCCATATACACTCTGCTGCCCTACTCCATGGCTCTGGCATTTCTTGCCCTAATTAGTTTTGGTGACCTCAGTCCAGGGCACAGCCTGCCTTCTCCTATCACATATCCACAAATAATTCATCAAAACTGAgttctgagccgggcgttggtggcgcatgcctttagtcccagcatttgggaggcagaggcaggcagatctctgtgagttcgaggccagcctggtctccagagcgagtgccagcataggctccaaagctacacagagaaaccctgtctcaaaaaaaaaaaaaaaaaaacaaacaaaaaaaaaaaaaaaaaaaaaaaacaaaaacaacccaaaaaaacaaaactgagttcTGCTCAAGTGTTTTGGCTAGACAAGGCGGCAACTTCCCTGCATCCATGGTGTCATTCAACAAGCGCTGGAGGTAAGGGGTTAGCACTGTTCCAGTCACTGCCTCAGGAACGGAGAGCACAAAGGTGAACGGTATGAAGATCTTGTCTACATGTATCTTGTAATTTGAGGAGATGAGACTGGTAATAAATTTGTAAGCAAAGTTCAAGATAAATTACAGATTacagagaggagagcaggacagACAGAAAGGTAGCAGCTCAGGCCTGGTTTCCCTTGGGCCCTGATAACCGAAAGATGAAGTGCCAGGCatgcagaaattcaaagaaaggTGTTCAAAGCTCAGGGCACAGCCAGAGCCAAAGCTATTGAGACCCACCACAACAGAAGGCTGGGAAAGCCAGGTTACCTAGGCCCTCAGAAAGCCCCAATAAAATTGAGGTGTTCATAATCTACTTTGTAGctcaggtgggccttgaactcacttatAGATGGTCTGCTCTATGTTTTGTGTTTGGTGGCTTTGTCCAGAGGTGGGGAAGTAAAATGCACATGCAGTCACAAGGGCCAATGAGGCAGAGATATGCCAGGTAGCCTGCtatggtgtggtgtggtttgTTCCCCAGGTGACCATGCTGCATGCTGGGTCACCAATGCAATGATGCCAGGAGGTACAGACTGCTGGGAGTCAATGAAACTGATTCCAGAGGGACCTTAGTAAGTTTCACCTTGAcagtgaattttctttttctttccagacagggtttctctgtataacactctggctgtcctggaactcactctgtagaccaggttggcctagaactcacagagatccgcctgcctctactccagagtgctgggattaaaggtgtgtgccaccaatgcccagagaGAGGAATTGTTTTAAAGTCAACAAGATAATCTGGCTTCCTTTCTCACCCTAATTGCTTTCACAGCCACTCCCACCAAAGTCTGGCATCTCTCACAAGTCTCTGCCCAGAGGTCAAAGTGATGGGGCTGCTCCACCTTGAACTTTCACCTCCCAGAACAGGTATCTTTTCTTTACAAAGTACCCAaccttgggtattttgttatagcaacagaaagtggGCAATTTATAATATAGAGGGGGCACTGGAGCTGGAGAATTGGATGGGATTAGGATATAGTCTGGAGACAGGTGAACAAGCCACGCAATATTATTGACCAAGGAGATCCCACTGAAGAAAAGCACCTTTTGGTTGGGGGGTGATCAAGTGTCACTATGATCTGCCCCACTGTGCTTAGACTCAAAGTGTCCCCTGTACCTCCTTGTTCTCCAGGAGTGTTAGGAGGCATTGGGCAGAAGCCACTAAACCAGAGCATTGCTACCTAGTTAAGCTGTCCCGAGAGACCAAACCACACCCATCTCCATGCCCcctcatttctctgtgtgtgtgtgggagtgagggagaggtgcatgcatgtgtgaaggcATACTTGCCCACACATATGAAGAGCAGAGGTCAGCTTTGGGAGTCTCTGTTGATCTCCTTTATTTCTTGAGCCGGAATCTCTTGATGAACCTGAAGCTTAGTttttgctagactggctggctagcaaacCCCCAGGATGTCCCTGTCTTAACACTTCCTCTCTTCtacacctggtgtgtgtgtgtgttgtgtgtgtgtgtgtgtgtgtgtgtgtgtgtgtgtggtgtgtgtgtgtgtggtgtgtgtgtgtgtgtgtgtgtgtgtgtgtgtgtgtgtgtgtgtgtgtgtgtgtgtgtgtgtgtgtgtgtgtgtgtgtggttaggcACAGCTGCTGGGTCCGGCTTCCTCAGATGCTGAGGATCCAAGCACTTTAGCCACTAGCcacctcccagtcccttctctctttctgatGTTCATGGACCAGAGTTCCTTGAAAACCACAGAACCAAGAACCAGCAAAGGCCTCCCCTTTCCTTAAACCATCTGTGGTGACAACAGAAGCGCTTAGAGCCCTAATGAGCAGTCTGTCCTGTTTTAGAATGACATGGGCCAGTTCCCCACTGTGCACTGCTGACAAGGCAGAGGAGAACACACATAACAAGCCACCCGAGGCCCATGCTCAGGAAGTGAGAAAAATGGGACCATTAGGGACAGATGGCTATGAGTGCCCAGTGCCAGCACAGCCAGTGCTGCCAAGGCTCTTCCACACAGTGCGGCTCTGCCAGAGAGGACAGGGCAGTCAGGTTATCTTGAACTCATGCCTGAAAATGAACTGTGCTCAACAGCTTAATGCAAACAttaagtggggggaggggagctggcaGAGCTCTAGAACggtttttaattaacttttcaaGGAATTCCTCTGGGCACTTGGAACTTTCTATTGCTTATGCTGGCCAGTGAGGGAGCTCTCCACCCTAGGGCATTTTTTCCTCCAGCAGTTACATTGTAGCATTTGCGCACAGCCTCAGCTGACTTCTCAGAGCCAATAGGGACCATGCTAAAAGACAGGATAGGCCCAGGAGGCAGGGGAAAGGTACAGCCATCCCTCTGTCCACAAAGATTGGTTCTAGGGTGTCCAGATACTCAAGTCCCCTGTATGAAGTGACATACTACTTGTGATAACTGATACATGCCCTCCCAGCATGCCTTACAGTAGCCCTGCAGGATGAgggtttgttctctctcttttttttttttttttcttgagactggtccttatgtagctcaggctaataGCCTCAAACTATTAATTCTCCTGCTTCCAAATCCCctgtgcagggattacaggtatgtaccaccatgcctggcttctttccttccctcccacctgatctttctttctctatctctctttttaGTGCTGtgtatggaacccaggactttacTCAAGCCAGGCAAGCAGCTACCACTGATCTATCCCCCCAGCCTCCTTCCAGGATATAACAAATGCTCTCTAGACTGCGCTTATACCTCATACAGTGTAAGTGCTATGTAAAAATAGTTGTTATAATGTGTTCTTTAGAAAGTAATAATCAAGAACAATCTAGAGCCAGGGAGGTGAGAAGCTCCCTGAGAGGGCTCAGAGCGTAAAGCACTTCTGAggaggcctgatgacctgagttcaacccctggagCCCAAGTAAAAGTGGAAGAGGAAAACTGTCTCCACTAAGTTTGATACATACTCTCacacaatgataaataaataaagttgaaaaTCCCAGTAGGgttggtgaggtggctcagtgggtaaaggtatttCCTACGTAAGCCTAGTGGCTTGAATTTCATCTCTAAGACCaaataaaggtggaaggagagaagtgactccaaaaaagttgtcttctgacctccatacatacaataataataaataagttaaaaacagGCTGTGTATGTTCAGGATGGATgtaatttttctgaatatttgcTTAAGTCCACAGATGCAGAATCTCAGGATACAGGAGACAGCTGTATCCAGAGGGAGTGTTCTGTGCACTGATATCAGAGATATGAGACAGTAAAGTCATAGACAAGGCAGGCCGTGACACAGCAGGGTATTCCATGTAAGACACAGAAACGCCAAGTGCAAGGGAGTGGCTTCCTAGAGCAGGGTGTCAAGTGCACCCTGAAGATGAGCAGGGGCTTGCACAGAATGCCCTGTCACTCACTGAATCCTTTGCAGAATGAGGTACCTTTGTGTAGTAACTGTTTGCTGACTGAGTCTGTCCTGGACAGTAACAGTTTACAGCCTCTCACCCTCCACAACTTCCAGAAAGCAAGAGCCCGACAGCCCAGCCCCTGGTCCTACCTTGGCTGACAATACTGAGCAAACACTTTCCCTCCACCTGCAGAACAGGCTACTCTCTGATCCCGTCCGCACAGATGCCCAGCTCACCTCCACAGAGAGGACCTTGCCCAAGGCGAAGAACAGGGGATGCATGTTGATGTCTGGGTCTTTGCGGAAGCAGTTGGGCTTGGCATGGTGCTGGAAATGCATGTGGTTCCACCAGCTGGCAGGAGCCCCCTGCAGAGAACTGCAGATGTGAGTGAAAGCCCAGTGTacaggacccgagttcaattcccagcacccacatggcagctcacaactgtctgtgactcctgtccacaggatctgatgcccttgcttgt
The DNA window shown above is from Cricetulus griseus strain 17A/GY chromosome 3, alternate assembly CriGri-PICRH-1.0, whole genome shotgun sequence and carries:
- the LOC100773095 gene encoding acyl-CoA (8-3)-desaturase isoform X2, with product MNSLLIGELAPEQPSFEPTKNKELTDEFRELRATVERMGLMKANHLFFLFYLLHILLLDVAAWLTLWIFGTSLVPFFLCAVLLSVVQAQAGWLQHDFGHLSVFGTSTWNHLLHHFVIGHLKGAPASWWNHMHFQHHAKPNCFRKDPDINMHPLFFALGKVLSVELGKQKKKHMPYNHQHKYFFLIGPPALLPLYFQWYIFYFVVQRKKWVDLAWMLSFYARVFFTYMPLLGLKGFLGLFFIVRFLESNWFVWVTQMNHIPMHIDHDRNVDWVSTQLQATCNVHQSAFNDWFSGHLNFQIEHHLFPTMPRHNYHKVAPLVQSLCAKYGIKYKSKPLLSAFADIVYSLKESGQLWLDAYLHQ